A single region of the Cereibacter sphaeroides 2.4.1 genome encodes:
- the fliQ gene encoding flagellar biosynthesis protein FliQ — translation MDFDGSIEHLRLAYWNILLTAGPVLGVALAVGLVIGILQAATSINESTLSFVPKLAIVLLTMALASSFMLTRMTDYFAFVFETIATIR, via the coding sequence ATGGATTTCGACGGCAGCATCGAGCATCTGCGGCTGGCCTACTGGAACATCCTGCTGACCGCAGGCCCTGTCCTCGGCGTGGCGCTGGCCGTGGGCCTTGTCATCGGCATCCTGCAGGCGGCGACCTCGATCAACGAATCCACGCTGAGCTTCGTGCCGAAGCTCGCCATCGTGCTCCTGACCATGGCGCTTGCCTCGAGCTTCATGCTCACGCGGATGACGGACTATTTCGCCTTCGTCTTCGAGACGATCGCCACGATCCGCTGA
- the fliR gene encoding flagellar biosynthetic protein FliR: protein MESAAALPALELPGLLSLLTGAFVASLRIGAFLIASPAFGGRFVPLPVRIVATVILTLPVLGRVELPPPEELASLAAIPLMMQEIAVGLSAGLVLTILFSAAALAGDRIASTAGLGFAAQIDPSAGGQTPVVAQIFGLALTTVFLALDGHLTALDILLRSYESLPPGAPFAPGRFLEAGIGAGGRMFLLGLQIMMPVVAALILINVTIGIVTRSAPQLNVFSFGFPVTMSATLILLFLTAPGTMGAFSGLVEESLTALAGLLGVVHGRG, encoded by the coding sequence ATGGAGAGCGCCGCCGCCCTGCCCGCGCTGGAGTTGCCCGGCCTCCTGTCGCTCCTGACCGGCGCCTTCGTGGCGAGCCTGCGGATCGGGGCCTTCCTCATCGCCTCGCCCGCCTTCGGCGGCCGCTTCGTGCCGCTGCCCGTCAGGATCGTGGCGACGGTGATCCTCACCCTGCCGGTGCTGGGCCGGGTGGAGCTGCCCCCGCCGGAGGAGCTGGCCTCGCTCGCGGCCATCCCCCTCATGATGCAGGAGATCGCGGTCGGCCTGTCGGCGGGGCTCGTGCTGACCATCCTCTTCTCGGCCGCGGCCCTCGCCGGAGACCGGATCGCCTCGACCGCCGGTCTGGGCTTCGCCGCGCAGATCGATCCGTCGGCGGGCGGGCAGACGCCGGTCGTGGCGCAGATCTTCGGGCTGGCGCTGACCACGGTCTTCCTTGCCCTCGACGGCCATCTGACCGCGCTCGACATCCTCCTGCGCAGCTACGAGAGCCTGCCGCCGGGCGCGCCCTTCGCCCCGGGGCGCTTCCTCGAGGCCGGCATCGGCGCGGGCGGGCGCATGTTCCTCCTCGGCCTCCAGATCATGATGCCGGTCGTGGCGGCGCTCATCCTCATCAACGTCACGATCGGGATCGTCACCCGCTCGGCGCCACAGCTCAATGTCTTTTCCTTCGGCTTCCCCGTGACCATGTCGGCCACGCTGATCCTGCTGTTCCTGACCGCGCCCGGCACGATGGGCGCCTTCTCGGGGCTGGTCGAGGAGAGCCTCACCGCGCTGGCGGGCCTTCTGGGGGTCGTCCATGGCCGAGGGTGA
- the flhB gene encoding flagellar biosynthesis protein FlhB: MAEGDDGQEKTEEPTQKRREQAREDGSIVTSKEVFVFATLAGGLALLMMIEGLLPALVRGWSGYLVIEPGADLERIAMVRLGQAWREVLIAGLVVSVPLLALVLLVQSAMGGINFSTKALSFKASRINPAAGLKRMVSLKALVELAKAVAKVALLIGVAVLVLRDELSPLDRLWTAAPGDAAAVLGAGLIRLVSALLIVLAVIGGLDLVWQAWSLTNSMKMSRQELKEESKESNGSPEVKGRMRRMQMEASRNGARRRAALDDVPQATAIVTNPTHFAVALRYVPGETPAPVILAMGKGPMALDIIERGRKAGIGTLRIPLLARALYFTGDIGQEIPDGLYGAVAVVLAHVYRLDRGEAAEMPDVDVPEGLAFDEFGRPM; this comes from the coding sequence ATGGCCGAGGGTGACGACGGGCAGGAGAAGACCGAGGAGCCGACCCAGAAGCGGCGCGAGCAGGCGCGCGAGGACGGCTCCATCGTCACCTCGAAGGAGGTTTTCGTTTTCGCCACGCTCGCGGGCGGGCTCGCGCTCCTGATGATGATCGAGGGGCTGCTGCCCGCGCTGGTGCGGGGCTGGTCGGGCTATCTGGTGATCGAGCCGGGCGCGGATCTCGAGCGGATCGCGATGGTGCGTCTGGGTCAGGCCTGGCGCGAGGTGCTGATCGCGGGGCTCGTCGTGTCTGTGCCGCTTCTGGCCCTCGTGCTGCTCGTCCAGTCCGCGATGGGCGGCATCAATTTCTCGACCAAGGCGCTGAGCTTCAAGGCGAGCCGGATCAATCCGGCGGCCGGTCTGAAGCGCATGGTCTCGCTCAAGGCGCTGGTGGAGCTTGCCAAGGCCGTGGCCAAGGTCGCGCTCCTGATCGGGGTGGCGGTGCTCGTGCTGCGCGACGAACTCTCGCCCCTCGATCGGCTCTGGACGGCGGCGCCGGGAGATGCGGCGGCGGTGCTCGGCGCGGGTCTGATCCGGCTCGTCTCGGCGCTTCTCATCGTGCTCGCCGTCATCGGCGGGCTCGATCTCGTCTGGCAGGCCTGGAGCCTGACCAATTCCATGAAGATGTCGCGGCAGGAGCTGAAGGAGGAGTCGAAGGAGTCGAACGGCTCGCCCGAGGTGAAGGGCCGGATGCGGCGGATGCAGATGGAGGCCTCGCGCAACGGGGCGAGGCGCCGCGCGGCCCTCGACGACGTGCCGCAGGCGACCGCCATCGTGACCAACCCGACCCATTTCGCCGTCGCGCTCCGCTATGTGCCGGGCGAGACCCCGGCCCCGGTGATCCTCGCGATGGGCAAGGGGCCGATGGCGCTCGACATCATCGAGCGCGGGCGGAAGGCAGGCATCGGCACGCTGCGCATCCCCCTCCTTGCCCGCGCGCTCTATTTCACCGGCGACATCGGGCAGGAGATCCCGGACGGGCTCTATGGCGCGGTGGCGGTGGTGCTGGCCCACGTCTACCGGCTCGACCGCGGCGAGGCGGCGGAGATGCCCGACGTCGATGTGCCCGAGGGGCTCGCTTTCGACGAATTCGGCCGGCCGATGTGA
- the rpoN gene encoding RNA polymerase factor sigma-54 — MQLYTAQSFAQRQSLVVTAQLQQAICLLQMPNAELSSFIESQSEENPFIELRLPPAPVPSAPLGKTAPEDWDRVAGLAADPGPSLYVHVAAEIARLGFDAPQAAAAQVFLDALEPWGWLGRPMEELAFRAGLSLEAAEALLARLQKIEPAGLFARTLAECLQLQAEEQGLLTPLFAAVLAHLPLLAAADLKGLCRACGCGMEDLKAVLRSLRGLNPKPGALFDAAPPPQRPPDLVVSRGAEGWRVDLNRSTLPSVVVRSDAAEGFARTAAPYVGERLSVAKWLARAVEHRNQTTLKIGAEVVRRQRGFLEEGLARMAPMTLREVADAVGVHESTVSRVSSGLMIATPQGTFPLKSFFTAALAAREGDTAGSAAAVRHRVRQLVQAESPDDPLSDDAIAKIISDEGVTLARRTVAKYREQLNIPSSVQRRRQAIVTGAL, encoded by the coding sequence ATGCAGCTTTACACCGCACAGAGCTTCGCACAGCGCCAGTCGCTCGTGGTGACGGCACAGCTCCAGCAGGCCATCTGCCTGCTGCAGATGCCGAACGCCGAACTGTCCTCGTTCATCGAGAGCCAGTCGGAGGAAAACCCTTTCATCGAACTGCGCCTGCCGCCGGCGCCGGTGCCGTCCGCTCCTCTGGGCAAGACCGCACCCGAGGACTGGGACCGCGTGGCAGGGCTTGCCGCCGATCCGGGGCCGTCGCTCTATGTGCATGTGGCGGCCGAGATCGCGCGTCTGGGGTTCGATGCCCCGCAAGCGGCGGCCGCCCAGGTCTTTCTCGACGCGCTCGAACCCTGGGGCTGGCTCGGTCGCCCGATGGAGGAACTTGCCTTCCGCGCGGGCCTGTCGCTCGAGGCGGCCGAGGCGCTGCTCGCCCGGCTTCAGAAGATCGAACCCGCAGGGCTCTTTGCGCGCACGCTTGCCGAATGCCTGCAGCTTCAGGCGGAAGAGCAGGGGCTGCTCACCCCGCTGTTCGCCGCCGTTCTCGCGCATCTCCCGCTGCTGGCTGCGGCCGATCTCAAGGGCCTGTGCCGCGCTTGCGGCTGCGGGATGGAGGATCTGAAGGCCGTGCTGCGCAGCCTGCGCGGTCTCAATCCCAAGCCGGGCGCGCTGTTCGATGCCGCCCCTCCGCCCCAGCGACCGCCGGATCTGGTGGTCAGCCGCGGCGCCGAAGGCTGGCGAGTGGATCTGAACCGCTCGACGCTGCCGTCCGTCGTGGTGCGCTCGGACGCGGCGGAAGGCTTCGCCCGGACGGCCGCGCCCTATGTGGGCGAGCGGCTGTCGGTCGCGAAATGGCTTGCAAGGGCCGTCGAGCATCGCAACCAGACCACGCTCAAGATCGGCGCCGAGGTGGTCCGCCGGCAGCGCGGCTTCCTCGAGGAGGGGCTGGCGCGCATGGCGCCCATGACGCTGCGCGAGGTGGCCGATGCGGTGGGCGTGCATGAAAGCACCGTCAGCCGGGTGAGCTCGGGGCTGATGATCGCCACGCCGCAGGGCACCTTCCCGCTGAAGTCGTTTTTCACCGCAGCGCTGGCCGCCCGCGAGGGCGACACGGCGGGATCGGCCGCCGCTGTCCGGCACCGCGTCCGCCAGCTCGTGCAGGCGGAATCGCCCGACGATCCGCTGAGCGACGATGCGATCGCAAAGATCATTTCCGACGAGGGCGTGACGCTTGCCCGGCGCACCGTCGCCAAATATCGCGAGCAGCTGAACATCCCCTCGTCGGTGCAGCGCCGCCGTCAGGCCATCGTCACCGGCGCGCTCTGA
- a CDS encoding flagellin N-terminal helical domain-containing protein has product MTTINTNIGAIAAQANMTKVNDQFNTAMTRLSTGLRINAAKDDAAGMAIGEKMTAQVMGLNQAIRNAQDGKNLVDTTEGAHVEVSSMLQRLRELAVQSSNDTNTAADRGSLAAEGKQLIAEINRVAESTTFNGMKVLDGSFTGKQLQIGADSGQTMAINVDSAAATDIGAHKISSASTVVADAALTDTTIAASTDITITGFAGSDKITTAAGDSARTLAESINKKTSSTGVEATATTKAQLSGFTKGDTVTFKIGTADGNEVSIGDVSITDASDVRGLRDAINAVSGQTGITAAMAKDDNSKIVLTDANGDDIMLTSVSSTTADFKVTALKSDGTATATNVDIGFGTNKSAGVTGQVDLVSTKSFSVAASVSGSATAHFANANEGSELSSVAEIDLSTAEGASAAIGVIDVALSKISQSRSELGAVSNRLDSTISNLTNISTSVQAAKSQVMDADFAAESTNLARSQILSQASTAMLAQANSSKQNVLSLLRG; this is encoded by the coding sequence ATGACGACGATCAACACGAACATCGGTGCCATCGCGGCTCAGGCCAACATGACCAAGGTGAACGACCAGTTCAACACGGCCATGACGCGCCTCTCCACCGGCCTGCGCATCAACGCAGCCAAGGATGACGCGGCCGGCATGGCCATCGGCGAGAAGATGACCGCACAGGTCATGGGTCTCAATCAGGCGATCCGGAACGCGCAGGACGGCAAGAACCTCGTGGACACGACCGAAGGCGCGCACGTCGAGGTTTCCTCGATGCTCCAGCGTCTGCGCGAACTGGCCGTTCAGTCCTCGAACGACACCAACACCGCCGCCGACCGCGGGTCGCTCGCGGCCGAAGGCAAGCAGCTGATCGCCGAGATCAACCGCGTGGCGGAATCCACGACCTTCAACGGCATGAAGGTGCTCGACGGCTCCTTCACCGGCAAGCAGCTCCAGATCGGAGCCGACTCGGGCCAGACCATGGCGATCAACGTGGACAGCGCCGCGGCCACCGACATCGGCGCCCACAAGATCTCCAGCGCCTCGACCGTCGTGGCCGACGCGGCCCTCACCGACACGACGATCGCCGCCTCGACCGACATCACGATCACGGGCTTCGCCGGCAGCGACAAGATCACGACGGCGGCGGGCGACTCCGCGCGCACGCTGGCCGAATCCATCAACAAGAAGACCTCGAGCACCGGCGTCGAGGCCACGGCCACCACCAAGGCGCAGCTGTCGGGCTTCACCAAGGGCGACACGGTGACCTTCAAGATCGGCACCGCCGATGGCAACGAGGTCTCGATCGGCGACGTGAGCATCACCGACGCGTCCGACGTCCGCGGCCTGCGCGACGCGATCAACGCGGTCTCGGGTCAGACCGGCATCACCGCCGCCATGGCCAAGGACGACAACAGCAAGATCGTTCTCACCGACGCGAACGGCGATGACATCATGCTGACGAGCGTCTCCTCCACCACGGCCGACTTCAAGGTGACCGCGCTGAAATCCGATGGCACCGCCACCGCCACCAACGTGGACATCGGCTTCGGCACGAACAAGAGCGCCGGCGTGACCGGGCAGGTGGACCTCGTCTCGACCAAGTCCTTCTCGGTTGCGGCCTCGGTCTCGGGCAGCGCCACCGCCCACTTCGCCAACGCCAACGAGGGTTCGGAACTCAGCTCGGTGGCCGAGATCGACCTGTCCACGGCCGAAGGTGCGTCGGCCGCCATCGGTGTGATCGACGTGGCGCTCTCGAAGATCAGCCAGTCGCGCTCGGAACTGGGTGCGGTCTCGAACCGCCTCGACTCGACGATCTCGAACCTGACCAACATCTCGACCAGCGTGCAGGCCGCCAAGTCGCAGGTGATGGACGCCGACTTCGCGGCGGAATCGACGAACCTCGCCCGCTCGCAGATCCTGAGCCAGGCCTCGACGGCGATGCTGGCGCAGGCGAACTCCTCGAAGCAGAACGTCCTGAGTCTGCTCCGCGGCTGA
- the fliD gene encoding flagellar filament capping protein FliD, whose product MATDWLNALGASGSGLNIRELATSLVTADTAVKRTTAEKKIEATEVSISALGKVRAQFQSLSEAIGTVTQSSVLKATSSSSALSISVTDRTLVSEQVTEIEVLQVAQRQVLEFGGFPAADAALGAGRITIDFGVWYAPEGSQEATSFAQNPALASSSIDVGDGATLQDLATALSDIPGVVARVLDKGDGTFSLGVVSEPGAGSALRFTVAEGTAGNGLARFDTTATNLDAQVQAATDTLLTVDGITVARGSNEITDLVPGATLTVSGKTSGPAVVSVSRDSALAEAAMAYMVEELNATLKIMRDVTVRSVDGTAAGDLVGDSTVEALKRQFSSLLSGPLTGHGEKPVYLSQLGVSTNRDGSLSFDEEAFQKAFAARPEIFDAMFTNSFSSPTEGVTVTGALTSKAASGDYAFRRDPGTGAVTVAGAATFGLPGTDGTSKYIVLSGDMAGLIVTARDDVADATIRFGRSFASQLQSLLDGATEAEGSIAKREDQIGKLAAEQAEVIEALDLRATKLESRYLAQFTAMEQAVSRMKSTGTYLENLVKSWNKDG is encoded by the coding sequence ATGGCGACGGACTGGCTGAACGCCCTCGGTGCATCGGGCTCGGGCCTGAACATCCGCGAACTGGCGACGAGCCTCGTCACGGCGGACACGGCGGTGAAACGCACGACCGCCGAGAAGAAGATCGAGGCGACCGAGGTCTCGATCTCCGCCCTGGGCAAGGTGCGCGCGCAGTTCCAGTCGCTGTCCGAGGCAATCGGAACCGTCACGCAATCCTCCGTCCTCAAGGCCACGAGCTCCAGCTCGGCCCTCTCGATCAGCGTCACCGACCGCACGCTCGTGTCCGAACAGGTCACGGAGATCGAGGTTCTGCAGGTGGCCCAGCGTCAGGTGCTGGAGTTCGGCGGCTTCCCGGCGGCGGACGCCGCCCTCGGCGCGGGCCGGATCACCATCGACTTCGGCGTCTGGTATGCGCCCGAAGGATCGCAGGAGGCTACGAGCTTCGCGCAGAACCCCGCCCTCGCCAGTTCCTCGATCGATGTGGGCGACGGCGCCACGCTGCAGGATCTGGCGACCGCGCTGAGCGACATCCCCGGTGTGGTGGCGCGCGTGCTCGACAAGGGCGACGGGACCTTCTCGCTCGGCGTCGTATCCGAGCCGGGTGCGGGCAGCGCCCTGCGCTTCACGGTGGCCGAGGGCACGGCGGGCAACGGGCTTGCGCGCTTCGACACGACGGCCACGAACCTCGACGCGCAGGTGCAGGCGGCGACGGATACGCTCCTGACTGTCGACGGAATCACCGTCGCCCGCGGCTCGAACGAGATCACCGATCTGGTGCCGGGCGCCACGCTCACCGTGTCGGGCAAGACCTCTGGCCCCGCGGTCGTCTCGGTCAGCCGCGACAGCGCGCTGGCCGAGGCGGCCATGGCCTATATGGTCGAGGAGCTGAATGCGACGCTGAAGATCATGCGCGATGTGACGGTGCGCTCGGTCGACGGCACGGCCGCAGGCGATCTGGTGGGCGACAGCACCGTCGAGGCGCTGAAGCGGCAGTTCTCATCGCTCCTCTCGGGGCCCTTGACGGGACACGGCGAGAAACCGGTCTACCTCTCGCAGCTCGGGGTCTCGACCAACCGCGACGGCTCGCTCTCGTTCGACGAAGAGGCCTTCCAGAAGGCCTTCGCCGCGCGGCCCGAGATCTTCGATGCGATGTTCACCAACAGCTTCTCCTCGCCCACCGAAGGGGTGACGGTCACGGGTGCGCTGACCTCGAAGGCCGCCTCGGGCGACTATGCCTTCCGGCGCGATCCCGGCACCGGCGCGGTGACAGTCGCCGGCGCCGCGACCTTCGGCCTGCCGGGCACCGACGGCACCAGCAAATATATCGTTCTCTCGGGAGACATGGCGGGCCTGATCGTCACGGCGAGGGACGATGTCGCCGATGCCACCATCCGCTTCGGGCGCAGCTTCGCCTCGCAGCTCCAGTCGCTGCTCGACGGGGCGACGGAGGCGGAGGGCAGCATCGCGAAGCGCGAGGATCAGATCGGCAAGCTGGCCGCGGAGCAGGCCGAGGTGATCGAGGCGCTCGACCTGCGGGCGACGAAGCTCGAGAGCCGCTATCTGGCGCAGTTCACGGCGATGGAGCAGGCGGTCTCGCGGATGAAGAGCACCGGGACCTACCTCGAGAACCTCGTCAAATCCTGGAACAAGGACGGCTGA
- a CDS encoding sigma-54 interaction domain-containing protein — MTSHFSPEGARSRPLPPPAGLINRVIPGESVSICRVKQLIAAVAVSDAPVLVRGSTGTGKELAAEALHRASGRGGALIAVNCAAIPADLLESELFGHEKGAFTGADRQRIGRIEMAHGGTLFLDEIGDMPLALQAKLLRVLESRRISRVGGTSEIEVDFRLVTATHRNLDAQVAAGGFRCDLYYRINVFPLELPDLRERASDIPLILARMLEDQLARDPALDLPHFDTSALRALAGHSWPGNVRELRNVLARAIVLFPGRIVTARHVRENLLQLAMPDPEGPAGQQPAAAPEAQGLPEPSQFHDMLEGRADLDLRGYLRDIEVALIEAALAKRDGCVSRAADALRLRRTTLIEKMKKFGIMRCSAA, encoded by the coding sequence ATGACCAGTCACTTCTCGCCCGAGGGCGCCCGCTCCCGCCCGCTTCCCCCTCCTGCCGGCCTCATCAATCGGGTGATCCCGGGCGAGTCGGTTTCGATCTGCCGGGTGAAGCAACTGATCGCCGCGGTCGCCGTCAGCGATGCGCCCGTCCTCGTGCGGGGATCGACCGGCACCGGCAAGGAACTGGCCGCCGAGGCGCTGCACCGGGCCTCGGGCCGCGGCGGGGCGCTGATCGCGGTCAACTGCGCCGCCATTCCGGCGGACCTGCTCGAATCCGAGCTTTTCGGCCATGAGAAGGGCGCCTTTACCGGCGCCGACCGGCAGCGGATCGGCCGGATCGAGATGGCCCACGGCGGCACGCTCTTTCTCGACGAGATCGGGGACATGCCGCTGGCGCTGCAGGCCAAGCTGCTCCGCGTTCTCGAAAGCCGCCGCATCTCGCGCGTGGGCGGCACCAGCGAGATCGAGGTCGATTTCCGCCTCGTGACGGCCACGCACCGCAACCTCGACGCGCAGGTGGCGGCGGGCGGCTTTCGCTGCGATCTCTACTACCGCATCAACGTCTTTCCGCTCGAACTGCCCGACCTGCGCGAGCGCGCCTCGGACATTCCGCTGATCCTCGCGCGGATGCTGGAGGATCAGCTGGCGCGGGATCCGGCACTGGATCTGCCGCATTTCGACACCAGCGCGCTGCGGGCGCTCGCCGGGCATTCGTGGCCGGGCAATGTGCGCGAATTGCGCAACGTGCTTGCCCGCGCCATCGTGCTCTTTCCGGGCCGGATCGTGACCGCGCGCCATGTGCGCGAGAACCTTCTGCAGCTCGCCATGCCCGATCCCGAGGGGCCCGCGGGCCAGCAACCGGCGGCTGCGCCAGAGGCGCAGGGACTGCCCGAACCGAGCCAGTTCCATGACATGCTCGAGGGGCGGGCCGACCTCGACCTGCGCGGCTATCTGCGCGACATCGAGGTGGCGCTGATCGAGGCGGCGCTGGCCAAGCGCGATGGCTGCGTGAGCCGTGCGGCCGATGCGCTGCGCCTGCGCCGCACGACGCTGATCGAGAAGATGAAGAAGTTCGGCATCATGCGGTGCAGCGCGGCGTGA
- a CDS encoding transglycosylase SLT domain-containing protein translates to MRFALVLILTLLAAPALAADEVCETLAARAGAEAGIPEGLMEAIARVESGRGGRAWPWTLNQGGRGMFFETRAEAVRMLKSTVASGVSNIDVGCMQLNWRWHAPAFASADEMIDPVRNTRHAARFLRELRARLGSWEAATAAYHSADRGRGAAYLAKVEAERGGSRLAEAATDLPDEATLAAARVQGLLVLAPQPMVSLGETQGGLPRAASDIPSQGPLELRAAAPDLLAEADLPQRLRARFHAVQSFRDLLAMQP, encoded by the coding sequence ATGAGGTTCGCGCTCGTCCTGATCCTGACGCTTCTGGCCGCCCCCGCGCTCGCGGCGGACGAGGTCTGCGAGACGCTCGCGGCCCGGGCCGGTGCCGAGGCCGGCATACCCGAGGGGCTGATGGAGGCGATTGCCCGCGTGGAATCGGGCCGGGGCGGGCGCGCCTGGCCCTGGACGCTGAACCAGGGTGGGCGCGGCATGTTCTTCGAGACCCGGGCCGAGGCGGTGCGCATGCTCAAGTCGACGGTCGCCTCGGGCGTGTCCAACATCGACGTGGGCTGCATGCAGCTCAACTGGCGCTGGCATGCGCCCGCCTTCGCTTCGGCCGACGAGATGATCGATCCTGTGCGCAACACCCGCCATGCGGCGCGCTTCCTGCGCGAACTCCGCGCCCGTCTCGGCTCGTGGGAGGCGGCGACGGCGGCCTATCATTCGGCCGATCGCGGGCGCGGCGCGGCCTATCTCGCCAAGGTCGAGGCCGAGCGCGGCGGATCGCGTCTGGCCGAGGCCGCGACGGACCTGCCCGACGAGGCGACCCTCGCCGCCGCGCGCGTGCAGGGCCTCCTCGTGCTGGCTCCGCAGCCGATGGTGAGCCTCGGCGAGACGCAGGGAGGGCTGCCCCGGGCGGCCTCCGACATTCCCTCGCAGGGGCCTCTGGAGCTTCGCGCAGCCGCCCCGGACCTCCTCGCCGAGGCGGACCTTCCGCAGCGCCTGCGCGCCCGGTTCCACGCGGTCCAGTCCTTCCGCGACCTGCTCGCAATGCAACCGTGA
- the flgL gene encoding flagellar hook-associated protein FlgL, whose protein sequence is MTLGTTLFATLASRNFSRLQTEIGTLQARIASEVRDPRPSADPTRAVQLSAAKEMEATLGRYGANASSAADRLAHADVALGEVAARMRELKDVVLQAGNPTLSDEGRAGLRIVAESAREALFALANRKDAMGQGLFAGYAAGPAFVKEGDAVRFAGNDGQPVAQLSETLRVATSLGGAEVFMAVPTEAGPRSVFDLADDLVATLSVPLAHSSPQRSAEDTARLSLAAPPAPATVRFTLTGPGGSVEIEQRLPGSALAAINAASAQTGVTATEEPDGTLVLGAVGRITVSDMSRSDDPRDVLATFTSADDKGGWIMPARFDAASLTDAFDAAVSHMAEQRARAGAFAASVDTQADAIRTRQTRIATAIGGLEDLDVAEAVTRLQQLLLTQEAAQQTYVKIANRSLFDYLR, encoded by the coding sequence ATGACCCTCGGAACCACCCTCTTCGCCACGCTTGCCAGCCGCAACTTCTCGCGCCTTCAGACCGAGATCGGCACATTGCAGGCCCGTATCGCCTCGGAGGTGCGCGACCCGCGCCCGTCCGCCGATCCCACCCGCGCGGTGCAGCTCTCGGCCGCGAAGGAGATGGAAGCCACGCTCGGGCGCTACGGCGCGAATGCCAGCTCGGCCGCGGACCGGCTGGCCCATGCCGACGTGGCGCTGGGCGAGGTCGCGGCGCGGATGCGCGAGCTCAAGGATGTCGTGCTGCAGGCCGGCAATCCGACGCTCTCCGACGAGGGGCGGGCCGGTCTGCGGATCGTGGCCGAGTCGGCCCGCGAGGCGCTCTTCGCGCTGGCCAACCGCAAGGATGCGATGGGGCAGGGCCTCTTTGCGGGCTATGCCGCGGGCCCGGCCTTCGTGAAGGAGGGCGACGCGGTCCGATTCGCGGGCAACGACGGGCAGCCCGTGGCCCAGCTCTCCGAGACGCTGCGCGTGGCCACCAGCCTCGGCGGCGCCGAGGTCTTCATGGCGGTGCCGACCGAGGCGGGGCCGCGCAGCGTCTTCGATCTGGCCGACGATCTGGTGGCAACCCTGTCGGTGCCGCTGGCACATTCCAGCCCGCAGCGCAGCGCGGAAGACACGGCGCGGCTCTCTCTGGCAGCCCCTCCGGCCCCGGCCACGGTGCGCTTCACCCTGACGGGCCCGGGGGGCTCGGTCGAGATCGAGCAGCGGCTGCCGGGCTCGGCCCTTGCCGCCATCAATGCGGCCTCGGCCCAGACCGGCGTCACCGCCACGGAGGAACCGGACGGGACCCTCGTCCTGGGCGCCGTGGGCCGCATCACGGTCTCGGACATGAGCCGCAGCGACGACCCGCGCGACGTGCTGGCAACCTTCACCAGCGCGGATGACAAGGGCGGCTGGATCATGCCCGCGCGGTTCGACGCGGCCTCGCTGACCGACGCTTTCGATGCCGCCGTGAGCCACATGGCCGAGCAGCGGGCCCGCGCCGGCGCGTTCGCCGCCTCTGTCGACACGCAGGCGGACGCGATCAGGACCCGGCAGACCCGAATCGCAACGGCCATCGGCGGGCTCGAGGATCTCGACGTGGCCGAGGCGGTCACGCGGCTGCAGCAGCTTCTCCTGACGCAGGAGGCGGCGCAGCAGACCTATGTCAAGATCGCCAACCGCAGCCTGTTCGATTACCTGCGCTAG